In Polaribacter sp. L3A8, a genomic segment contains:
- the thiL gene encoding thiamine-phosphate kinase, translated as MLEDKNTQNTSLAELGEFGLINHITKYFKVENSSTVKAIGDDAAVLDASDKQTLVTTDLLIEGVHFDLSYMPLKHLGYKAVMVNLSDVYAMNGVAEQITVSIAVSNRFPLEAIEELYAGIQLACETYKVDLIGGDTTSSTKGILISVTAIGKAEKDAIVYRDGAKETDLIVVSGDLGAAYLGLQVLEREKQVFKVDPNNQPDLDSYTYLIERQLKPEARRDIAGLLKELEVKPTSMIDISDGLSSELFHICTQSKVGCKVYEDKLPLDPQVISACEEFELDSTMVALSGGEDYELLFTVPIADFDKIKGNPNFSIIGHITAENQGLNLVTRAAQEIELKAQGWNALKNE; from the coding sequence ATGTTAGAAGACAAAAATACACAAAATACATCATTAGCCGAACTAGGTGAGTTTGGTTTAATCAATCATATTACAAAATATTTTAAAGTAGAAAATTCATCAACAGTTAAAGCTATTGGAGATGATGCTGCTGTTTTAGATGCTTCGGATAAACAAACATTGGTTACCACAGATTTGTTGATAGAAGGTGTACATTTCGATTTAAGTTATATGCCGCTAAAACATTTAGGTTACAAGGCGGTTATGGTAAACTTATCTGATGTGTATGCAATGAATGGCGTTGCAGAACAAATTACAGTTTCTATTGCGGTTTCTAATAGGTTTCCGTTAGAAGCAATAGAAGAATTGTATGCAGGTATTCAGTTGGCTTGTGAAACCTATAAAGTAGATTTAATTGGAGGAGACACTACATCATCTACCAAAGGAATCTTAATTTCTGTTACCGCAATTGGTAAGGCAGAAAAAGATGCTATTGTGTATAGAGATGGCGCAAAAGAAACCGATTTAATTGTGGTTTCTGGAGATTTAGGTGCGGCTTATTTAGGTTTGCAAGTTTTAGAAAGAGAGAAACAAGTTTTTAAAGTAGACCCTAATAATCAGCCAGATTTAGATAGCTATACTTATTTAATTGAACGTCAATTAAAGCCAGAAGCACGTAGAGATATTGCTGGCTTATTAAAAGAATTGGAAGTAAAACCAACTTCTATGATTGATATTTCTGATGGACTTTCATCAGAACTTTTTCATATTTGTACGCAAAGTAAAGTTGGTTGTAAGGTGTATGAAGATAAATTGCCTTTAGATCCGCAAGTAATTTCTGCTTGTGAAGAATTTGAATTAGATTCTACCATGGTTGCTTTAAGTGGAGGTGAAGATTACGAACTGTTATTTACAGTGCCTATTGCAGATTTTGATAAAATAAAAGGAAATCCTAATTTTTCTATTATTGGTCATATTACTGCAGAAAACCAAGGATTAAATTTGGTAACAAGAGCAGCACAAGAAATAGAATTGAAAGCACAAGGTTGGAATGCTTTAAAAAATGAGTAG